Proteins from one Primulina huaijiensis isolate GDHJ02 chromosome 18, ASM1229523v2, whole genome shotgun sequence genomic window:
- the LOC140964988 gene encoding WAT1-related protein At5g64700 — translation MRGKKPYLAVVLIQLIYAGYFLLTKLALDVGMNTCVFVFYRQAAATLFLVPITIILERKSAPPLSFSLTIKIFLLSLIGITMSLNIVGVALKYTSASLGAATSNTLPIITFFLAVLLRMESVKLRSGPGIMKLGGVILCIAGVATIAFFKGPLLKLLVHHHLISSRIGEMQQEQAPAADSWIKGVFLMMLSNVTWALWLLLQGRLLKECPSKLLLTTLQCLLSTIQSFLVALVFARDLTQWKLGFDVQLLSIFYCGVVVTGVTFYLQAWVIEKKGPIFLVMTTPLIMIFTVTISAFVCGEIISLGSVLGGILLVGGLYCVLWGKMKEEEIAKGECNPKVVDEKASCLV, via the exons atgagGGGAAAGAAGCCATATTTGGCAGTTGTGTTGATACAGTTGATATACGCAGGCTATTTCTTGCTCACAAAACTTGCATTAGATGTGGGTATGAACACCTGTGTGTTTGTCTTCTACAGACAAGCTGCTGCTACTCTTTTCCTAGTCCCCATCACCATTATCTTAGAGAG GAAAAGCGCTCCACCTCTATCCTTTTCCCTGACGATCAAGATATTCCTACTTTCACTGATTGG GATCACAATGAGCTTAAACATTGTTGGTGTAGCTTTGAAATACACATCCGCATCTTTGGGAGCTGCTACTTCAAATACTCTTCCTATTATTACTTTCTTTCTTGCTGTTCTATTAAG GATGGAAAGCGTAAAACTAAGGTCAGGTCCTGGGATAATGAAACTTGGAGGAGTAATATTATGCATTGCCGGAGTAGCGACGATTGCTTTCTTCAAAGGACCTCTCTTGAAACTATTGGTGCACCATCACTTGATCAGTAGTCGCATTGGCGAAATGCAACAAGAACAAGCTCCTGCTGCTGATTCTTGGATTAAAGGTGTCTTCCTCATGATGCTTTCCAACGTAACCTGGGCATTATGGCTGTTATTACAG gGTAGATTACTAAAAGAGTGTCCTTCGAAGCTGCTGTTGACGACTCTGCAGTGCTTGTTGAGCACAATACAGTCATTCCTTGTGGCACTAGTTTTTGCAAGAGATCTAACTCAATGGAAACTCGGATTCGACGTCCAACTTCTATCGATATTCTACTGT GGAGTAGTGGTGACTGGCGTTACATTCTACTTGCAAGCATGGGTTATAGAGAAGAAAGGTCCAATCTTCCTAGTCATGACTACTCCTTTGATCATGATCTTCACAGTCACTATATCTGCATTCGTATGCGGAGAAATTATCAGTTTGGGAAG TGTCTTGGGAGGAATTCTGCTGGTTGGAGGGCTTTATTGTGTCTTATGGGGAAAGATGAAGGAAGAAGAAATTGCAAAAGGTGAATGCAATCCAAAAGTTGTTGACGAAAAGGCTTCATGTCTAGTGTAG